The following proteins are co-located in the Puniceicoccus vermicola genome:
- a CDS encoding transposase: MRQKWIRKTDRTPFATTPGQLDLSKTSPKPTAILGQYIRRSVISDHRILALEGNRVRIRIKNRDTGSFEPRVMNGVEFVRRFLLHALPERFHRIRYRGFLHARGKPRLLWLQLLLDAKLQPAMASAPARCQTPTTPGIHTGPWTGDRLPALRMPHAQNQKDAPGPSSPS; the protein is encoded by the coding sequence ATACGACAGAAATGGATCCGAAAAACCGATCGGACGCCCTTCGCCACTACCCCGGGTCAGCTCGATCTCTCGAAAACCTCCCCAAAACCAACCGCCATCCTCGGGCAATACATCCGTCGCAGCGTCATCTCCGATCATCGTATCCTCGCCCTCGAGGGAAACCGCGTCCGTATCCGTATCAAAAACCGCGATACCGGATCCTTCGAACCCCGGGTCATGAACGGAGTCGAGTTCGTCCGCAGGTTCCTCCTCCACGCCTTGCCCGAGCGCTTCCACCGCATCCGCTACCGCGGATTCCTCCACGCACGGGGCAAGCCCCGCCTGCTATGGCTTCAGCTCCTGCTCGATGCCAAACTCCAACCTGCTATGGCTTCAGCTCCTGCTCGATGCCAAACTCCAACCACCCCCGGAATCCACACCGGTCCATGGACGGGAGATCGCCTGCCCGCGCTGCGGATGCCCCATGCGCAAAATCAAAAAGATGCCCCGGGCCCCTCCAGCCCATCGTAA
- a CDS encoding sulfatase-like hydrolase/transferase has product MPTTANSTLNVIYIHTHDMGRYIAPYGFPVPTPNLQDFTRESTLFRQAYCCAPTCSPSRAALLTGQTAHESGMWGLAHLGFTLEHPERHLAAFLREKGFETVLCGIQHEFSDEAEKPYDFIYAEQ; this is encoded by the coding sequence ATGCCTACCACCGCCAATTCCACCCTCAATGTAATCTACATCCATACCCACGACATGGGTCGATACATTGCCCCCTACGGCTTTCCTGTTCCCACACCAAATCTCCAGGATTTCACCCGGGAATCGACTCTTTTCCGCCAGGCTTATTGCTGCGCCCCCACCTGTTCTCCGAGTCGGGCGGCGCTCCTCACTGGACAGACGGCGCATGAATCGGGCATGTGGGGCCTAGCTCACCTTGGGTTCACACTCGAACATCCCGAACGGCACCTAGCCGCGTTTCTCCGTGAAAAAGGTTTCGAAACGGTTCTCTGCGGCATTCAGCACGAATTCAGCGATGAGGCTGAAAAACCGTACGATTTCATCTACGCCGAACAATAA